A single window of Sulfitobacter sp. JL08 DNA harbors:
- a CDS encoding ABC transporter ATP-binding protein, with product MIVVEDVHKHFGGFHAVDGATLSIAEGSITGLIGPNGAGKTTLFNVIAGVLKPTSGRVFMAGEDITGLPPHDLFHKGLLRTFQIAHEFSSMTVRENLMMVPGGQSGETLWNTWFGAARIAQEESTLLAKADEVLEFLTIDHLKDERAGNLSGGQKKLLELGRTMMVDARIVFLDEVGAGVNRTLLNTIGDAILRLNKERGYTFVVIEHDMDFIGRLCDPVICMAEGKVLAEGTLDQIKANEQVIEAYLGTGLKNKDKVGA from the coding sequence ATGATTGTCGTAGAAGACGTGCACAAGCACTTTGGCGGCTTTCACGCGGTGGATGGCGCAACGCTGTCCATTGCTGAGGGATCGATTACCGGATTGATCGGGCCGAACGGTGCAGGGAAAACAACCCTTTTCAATGTGATCGCGGGCGTTCTTAAACCGACGTCTGGGCGCGTGTTCATGGCTGGCGAAGATATCACCGGCCTGCCACCGCATGATCTGTTTCACAAGGGATTGCTGCGCACCTTCCAGATCGCCCATGAATTCAGTTCAATGACCGTGCGCGAGAACCTGATGATGGTGCCGGGCGGGCAATCGGGTGAAACGCTGTGGAACACATGGTTCGGCGCGGCGCGGATCGCGCAGGAGGAAAGCACCCTGCTGGCCAAGGCCGACGAAGTGCTGGAATTCCTGACCATCGACCATCTGAAAGACGAACGCGCCGGCAACCTGTCGGGCGGGCAGAAAAAGCTGCTGGAACTGGGCCGCACCATGATGGTGGATGCCCGCATCGTGTTTCTGGACGAAGTCGGAGCAGGCGTGAACCGCACCCTGTTGAACACCATCGGCGATGCCATTCTGCGCCTGAACAAGGAACGCGGTTATACTTTTGTGGTGATCGAACATGACATGGATTTCATCGGCCGTCTGTGTGATCCGGTGATCTGCATGGCCGAAGGTAAGGTGCTGGCCGAAGGCACGCTGGACCAGATCAAGGCCAATGAACAGGTGATCGAGGCCTATCTGGGCACGGGCCTGAAAAACAAGGACAAGGTGGGCGCATGA
- a CDS encoding helicase HerA-like domain-containing protein, translating to MDTGIFIGGGGPDYGERQNLNLGYANRHGMIAGATGTGKTITLQILAEGFSAAGVPVFLSDVKGDLSGLARPGSATGKLHTPFSERAAKIGFDDFAYTGFPVTFWDLLGEQGHPVRTTVAEMGPLLLARLLDLTEAQEGILNIAFRLSDEQGLPLLDLKDLQALLVWVGEQKNDLSLRYGNISVASVGAIQRQLLVLENQGGAQLFGEPALDLADMMRTDADGRGMINILAADKLMASPGLYATFLLWLMSELFEELPEVGDPDKPKLVFFFDEAHLLFDGAPKALVDKVEQVARLIRSKGVGLYFISQNPADVPEDILGQLGNRVQHALRAFTAKDRKNLALAAQTYRDNPAFSTEEAIREVGVGEAVTSMLMKKGVPGIVQRTLIRPPSSQVGPLESAERQAMIAASDLDAKYRTVEDRESAYEMLAKRAEAAAAEAEQAEAEAEQQEPKLREFNTARRYEGKRVPRSTSRRTQGDDSLTSAMTQAVIKELKGTTGRRIVRGILGGLFKGR from the coding sequence GTGGATACAGGCATTTTTATCGGTGGCGGCGGGCCGGATTACGGCGAACGACAGAACCTTAATCTGGGATATGCCAACCGGCACGGCATGATCGCGGGGGCCACGGGCACCGGCAAAACGATCACACTGCAAATTCTGGCCGAAGGGTTTTCGGCTGCCGGCGTTCCGGTGTTCCTGTCGGATGTCAAAGGCGATCTATCCGGCCTTGCCAGACCCGGATCGGCCACCGGCAAACTGCACACGCCCTTTAGCGAACGCGCCGCCAAGATCGGGTTTGACGATTTTGCCTACACTGGCTTTCCCGTCACATTCTGGGACTTGCTGGGTGAGCAGGGGCATCCGGTGCGCACCACCGTCGCGGAAATGGGCCCGCTGCTGCTGGCACGCCTGCTGGACCTGACCGAAGCGCAGGAAGGTATTCTGAACATCGCCTTCCGCCTGTCTGACGAACAGGGGTTGCCGCTGCTGGACCTGAAGGATTTGCAGGCCTTGCTGGTGTGGGTTGGCGAGCAGAAAAACGACCTTTCGCTGCGCTATGGCAATATCTCGGTGGCCTCGGTCGGGGCCATCCAGCGCCAGTTGCTGGTTCTGGAAAACCAGGGCGGCGCGCAACTGTTCGGGGAACCGGCGCTGGATCTGGCCGATATGATGCGCACCGACGCAGACGGACGTGGCATGATCAACATTCTGGCGGCGGACAAACTGATGGCGTCGCCGGGGCTTTATGCCACGTTCCTGTTATGGCTGATGTCGGAACTGTTCGAGGAACTGCCCGAAGTCGGCGATCCGGACAAACCCAAGCTGGTGTTTTTCTTCGACGAGGCACATCTCTTGTTTGACGGCGCGCCCAAGGCGCTGGTCGACAAGGTGGAACAGGTTGCGCGGCTGATCCGGTCCAAAGGCGTTGGTCTGTATTTCATCTCGCAAAACCCGGCTGATGTGCCCGAGGATATTCTGGGCCAGTTGGGCAACCGTGTGCAGCATGCCTTGCGCGCCTTTACCGCCAAGGATCGCAAGAACCTTGCGCTGGCGGCGCAAACCTATCGCGACAATCCGGCGTTTTCCACCGAAGAGGCCATTCGCGAGGTTGGTGTCGGCGAGGCGGTGACATCAATGCTGATGAAAAAGGGGGTACCCGGCATCGTGCAGCGCACCCTGATCCGCCCGCCTTCGTCGCAGGTCGGACCGCTGGAGAGCGCCGAGCGGCAGGCGATGATTGCCGCGTCCGATCTGGACGCAAAATACCGGACCGTAGAGGACCGCGAGTCCGCCTATGAAATGCTGGCCAAGCGCGCCGAAGCGGCCGCCGCAGAAGCGGAGCAGGCCGAAGCCGAGGCCGAGCAGCAAGAGCCGAAACTGCGCGAATTCAATACCGCGCGCCGCTATGAGGGAAAACGCGTGCCCCGGTCCACGTCACGGCGCACACAAGGCGATGACAGCCTGACCAGCGCGATGACCCAGGCGGTGATCAAGGAGTTGAAGGGCACAACGGGCCGGCGCATCGTGCGCGGCATTCTGGGTGGTCTCTTCAAGGGGCGATAG
- a CDS encoding invasion associated locus B family protein yields MHTYLKTLPVAFILALSAPAFAQDTTTAEPAAEAETAPAENAEGTAQDNVENALSMGENVDGTPTLGQPYTAKTIGAWEMRCIKTEDETDPCQMYQLLDDGQGSPVAEFSMFRLPEGGQALAGATVIVPLETALAQQLTISVDGAKGKRYPYAFCNAVGCYSRIGLTQEDIDAFKRGSEAKLTIIPALAPDQPVIVTLSLQGFTASYDEVSVINP; encoded by the coding sequence ATGCACACATATCTAAAAACCCTTCCGGTCGCTTTCATTCTGGCGCTGAGCGCACCCGCGTTCGCCCAGGACACCACGACAGCGGAACCTGCGGCCGAAGCCGAAACAGCCCCTGCCGAAAACGCCGAAGGAACCGCGCAAGACAACGTGGAAAATGCGCTTTCGATGGGCGAAAATGTCGATGGCACCCCGACATTGGGCCAGCCTTATACAGCCAAGACAATCGGCGCGTGGGAAATGCGCTGCATCAAGACCGAAGACGAAACAGACCCATGCCAGATGTATCAGTTGCTGGATGACGGTCAGGGATCGCCGGTTGCAGAATTTTCGATGTTCCGCCTGCCCGAAGGCGGTCAGGCGCTGGCCGGAGCAACTGTCATCGTGCCTCTGGAAACCGCTCTGGCCCAGCAGCTGACAATTTCTGTCGATGGGGCCAAGGGCAAACGCTATCCTTATGCGTTCTGCAACGCTGTTGGCTGCTATTCCCGCATCGGCCTGACGCAGGAAGATATCGATGCGTTCAAACGTGGAAGCGAGGCCAAATTGACGATCATTCCGGCCCTTGCGCCCGATCAGCCCGTCATTGTGACCCTGTCGCTGCAAGGTTTCACCGCCAGCTATGACGAGGTATCGGTCATCAATCCTTGA
- a CDS encoding branched-chain amino acid ABC transporter permease, which produces MDFLNAFIALSNFVLVPAIAYGSQLALGALGVTLIYSILRFSNFAHGDTMAFGAMITILFTWWFQSMGISLGPLPTALLALPFGILGCMALLLITDRAVYRFYRDQKAKPVILVIVSMGVMFIMNGIVRFVIGPDDQRFADGERFIVSARTFKEWSGLEEGLAIRTSQGITVITAVIVVALLFWFLNRTRTGKSMRAYSDNEDLALLSGINPERVVMYTWLIVAALATVAGVLYGLDKSFKPFTYFQLLLPIFASAIVGGLGNPIGAIAGGFVIAFSEITITYAWKKVLGYMMPEGLEPSGLVQLLSTDYKFAVSFVILLIVLLFRPTGLFKGKAL; this is translated from the coding sequence ATGGATTTTCTCAACGCGTTCATCGCTCTCTCGAATTTCGTCCTCGTCCCCGCAATTGCCTATGGCAGCCAGCTTGCACTGGGCGCGCTGGGCGTCACGCTGATCTATTCGATCCTGCGGTTTTCCAATTTTGCGCATGGCGACACGATGGCGTTCGGCGCGATGATCACCATCCTGTTCACCTGGTGGTTCCAGTCGATGGGGATCAGCCTGGGGCCGTTGCCAACCGCCCTTCTTGCCCTGCCCTTTGGCATTCTGGGCTGTATGGCGCTGCTGCTGATCACCGATCGCGCCGTCTACCGGTTTTATCGCGATCAAAAGGCAAAACCCGTGATCCTTGTGATCGTGTCGATGGGTGTGATGTTCATCATGAACGGCATCGTGCGCTTTGTCATCGGGCCGGATGATCAGCGCTTTGCCGATGGCGAACGTTTCATTGTTTCGGCACGGACATTCAAGGAATGGTCCGGTCTGGAAGAGGGTCTGGCCATCCGCACCTCGCAAGGCATCACCGTCATCACGGCTGTGATCGTGGTGGCGCTGCTGTTCTGGTTCCTCAACCGCACCCGCACCGGCAAGTCGATGCGCGCCTATTCCGACAACGAAGATCTTGCCCTGTTGTCGGGCATCAACCCCGAACGGGTGGTGATGTACACATGGCTGATCGTCGCCGCGCTGGCCACGGTTGCGGGTGTGCTGTACGGGCTGGATAAATCGTTCAAGCCCTTCACCTATTTCCAGTTGCTGCTGCCGATCTTTGCCAGCGCCATTGTCGGCGGTCTGGGCAATCCGATAGGGGCCATCGCCGGCGGTTTCGTGATCGCGTTTTCCGAAATCACCATCACCTATGCGTGGAAAAAGGTGCTGGGCTACATGATGCCCGAAGGCCTTGAACCCAGCGGCCTCGTGCAGCTTCTGTCGACCGATTACAAATTTGCGGTGTCCTTCGTGATCTTGCTGATCGTGCTGCTGTTCCGCCCCACCGGCCTGTTCAAAGGAAAAGCGCTATGA
- a CDS encoding GlxA family transcriptional regulator: protein MKDPRQVSSKEPTQIKPRRFVFVLLENFSLLSFSCAVDSLRIANRMAGRTLYEWKLVAEGGNTVRCSAGTEFKVDDDLADMAREDTVILCGGVDVQHATTKKLLNWVRREARKGIVIGGVCTAAYSLARAGLLDGKRATIHWENQDSFSEEFEDVNLTKSVFVVDGNRLTTAGGTSSIDLMLKLIADDHGEELANAAADQMIYSSIRTDQDTQRLSVPTRIGVRHPKLSQVIQMMESNIEEPISPSILAKEVGMSTRQLERLFRRYLNRSPKRYYMELRLQKARNLLMQTDMSVINVALACGFASPSHFSKCYRAHYDTTPYRERGSHAARLSI from the coding sequence ATGAAAGACCCTCGTCAGGTTTCTTCAAAAGAGCCGACCCAGATCAAACCGCGGCGCTTTGTATTCGTCCTGCTCGAGAATTTTTCGCTCTTGTCGTTCAGCTGTGCCGTAGACAGCCTGCGGATCGCAAATCGCATGGCCGGGCGTACGCTTTATGAATGGAAACTGGTCGCCGAAGGCGGCAACACCGTGCGGTGTTCGGCCGGAACCGAATTCAAGGTCGATGACGATCTGGCGGACATGGCCCGCGAAGATACGGTTATTCTGTGCGGCGGCGTGGATGTTCAGCATGCCACCACAAAAAAGCTGCTGAACTGGGTGCGGCGCGAAGCCCGCAAGGGCATCGTTATCGGCGGCGTCTGTACGGCGGCCTATTCGCTGGCCCGCGCCGGTCTGCTGGACGGAAAACGCGCCACGATCCACTGGGAAAACCAGGACAGTTTTTCCGAAGAATTCGAAGACGTGAACCTGACGAAATCGGTCTTTGTGGTCGATGGCAACCGCCTGACAACGGCTGGCGGCACATCGTCGATCGATCTGATGCTGAAACTGATCGCGGATGATCATGGCGAAGAACTGGCCAATGCGGCCGCAGACCAGATGATCTATTCCTCGATCCGCACCGATCAGGACACCCAGCGCCTGTCCGTGCCCACACGCATCGGCGTGCGCCACCCCAAACTCAGCCAGGTCATCCAGATGATGGAGTCCAATATCGAAGAACCGATCAGCCCCTCTATCCTGGCGAAAGAGGTCGGCATGTCGACGCGGCAGCTTGAACGGCTGTTCCGGCGCTATCTGAACCGATCACCCAAACGATATTATATGGAACTGCGCCTGCAAAAGGCGCGCAACCTGCTGATGCAGACCGATATGAGCGTGATCAACGTGGCACTGGCATGCGGCTTTGCCTCGCCCTCGCATTTTTCGAAATGCTACCGCGCCCACTATGATACAACGCCTTACCGCGAACGTGGCAGCCACGCCGCGCGCCTGTCGATCTGA
- a CDS encoding PQQ-dependent sugar dehydrogenase produces MRFVLTCAILLFGTAFASAQTFETSAGAVRVTPMLTGLDEPWAIAHLPQQGSTAFLVTERDGALLYVDNGTATKVSGVPDVAASGQGGLLDVMIPRDFAQTRAVFLSYSKSLKGGAGTALAVGTLSADGTALSDLRDLFVMSEGSGGGRHFGSRITEALDGTLFLTIGDRGDRPSAQDLSVHNGSVIRINRDGSVPADNPFVGQADVRPEIYSFGHRNPQGAALDLGGTLWVAEHGAQGGDEVNRIRKGANFGWPVISYGRHYSGAKIGEGTAREGMEQPAFYWDPSMAPSGMAIYSGALWPQWRGDMLIGSLKFDYIARLDGENVQEVEQISGPETERVRDVVEAPDGSIWFISVGQGAVYRMTPQ; encoded by the coding sequence ATGCGTTTCGTTCTGACTTGTGCGATCCTGCTGTTTGGCACCGCGTTTGCATCAGCGCAAACGTTTGAAACCAGTGCCGGTGCGGTCAGGGTGACGCCGATGCTGACCGGATTGGACGAACCGTGGGCAATTGCGCATCTGCCGCAACAGGGCAGCACTGCATTTCTGGTGACAGAGCGCGACGGCGCGCTTTTGTATGTAGACAACGGAACTGCCACAAAGGTGTCGGGGGTGCCGGATGTGGCTGCATCGGGACAAGGCGGATTGCTGGATGTCATGATACCGCGTGATTTCGCGCAGACCCGCGCGGTGTTCCTCAGCTATTCGAAAAGTCTGAAAGGCGGGGCCGGCACGGCGCTGGCGGTTGGTACGTTAAGCGCGGATGGAACCGCCCTGAGCGATTTGCGCGATCTGTTTGTGATGTCAGAAGGATCAGGCGGCGGGCGCCATTTCGGCAGCCGGATCACGGAAGCCTTGGATGGCACCCTGTTTCTGACCATCGGAGACCGGGGCGACCGCCCGAGCGCGCAGGACCTTTCGGTGCACAATGGCAGCGTGATCCGGATCAATCGCGACGGGTCGGTGCCGGCGGACAATCCGTTTGTCGGACAGGCGGATGTCAGACCCGAGATCTATTCCTTTGGCCACCGCAATCCGCAAGGGGCCGCACTGGATCTGGGCGGAACATTGTGGGTCGCCGAACATGGTGCGCAAGGTGGGGATGAGGTGAACAGGATCCGGAAGGGCGCCAATTTCGGCTGGCCCGTCATTTCCTATGGCCGGCATTATTCAGGTGCCAAGATCGGCGAGGGCACGGCCCGCGAGGGGATGGAACAACCGGCCTTTTACTGGGATCCGTCCATGGCGCCTTCGGGCATGGCGATCTATTCCGGTGCCTTGTGGCCGCAATGGCGTGGCGACATGCTGATCGGCAGCCTGAAATTCGATTACATCGCGCGACTGGACGGGGAAAATGTGCAAGAGGTCGAACAGATCAGTGGCCCCGAGACCGAACGTGTGCGCGATGTGGTGGAAGCTCCGGACGGATCGATCTGGTTTATTTCGGTCGGGCAGGGGGCGGTGTACCGGATGACGCCGCAATAG
- a CDS encoding branched-chain amino acid ABC transporter permease, with translation MNETVKNTGLFVIVAGLIAITGFTQSWNAALLILNMGLISAIMALGVNLQWGFAGLFNIGIMGFVALGGLAAVLVAMPPTTDAWAAGGLGILVALAMGAGTVVAAAIAMNRMAPGRNRTLAVLAIIIIGFFIYRALLDPSVEAVEAVTPAATGYLGGLGLPVILAWPVGGVLAAGVAWVIGKTALGLRSDYLAIATLGIAEIILAVLKNEDWLSRGVKNVVGLPRPVPFEIDLQNNAGFVERAAGMGLDPVTASTLYVKLAYAGLFALVLIILLWMAQRALHSPWGRMMRAIRDNEVAAEAMGKDVTARHLQIFILGSAICGIAGAMMTTLDGQLTPGTYQPLRFTFLIWVMVIVGGSGNNFGAVLGGFLIWFLWVQVEPMGIWFIETVTSGLSDTSPIKAHLMESAAHMRLLTMGVILLLVLRFSPRGLIPEK, from the coding sequence ATGAACGAGACCGTCAAAAACACCGGCCTGTTTGTCATTGTCGCGGGTCTGATCGCCATCACCGGCTTCACCCAAAGCTGGAATGCGGCGCTGCTGATCCTGAACATGGGTCTGATTTCGGCCATCATGGCGCTGGGCGTGAACCTGCAATGGGGCTTTGCCGGCCTCTTCAACATCGGGATCATGGGCTTTGTCGCGCTGGGCGGTCTGGCGGCGGTGCTGGTGGCGATGCCGCCCACCACCGATGCCTGGGCTGCGGGCGGGCTCGGCATTCTGGTCGCCCTTGCAATGGGGGCCGGTACCGTTGTCGCCGCCGCCATTGCAATGAACCGCATGGCCCCCGGGCGCAACCGCACCCTTGCCGTGCTGGCAATCATCATCATCGGGTTTTTCATCTACCGCGCCCTGCTTGATCCTTCTGTAGAAGCGGTCGAGGCCGTGACCCCCGCCGCCACCGGCTATCTGGGTGGTCTTGGCCTGCCAGTCATTCTGGCCTGGCCCGTCGGCGGGGTACTGGCAGCCGGTGTCGCCTGGGTGATCGGAAAGACGGCACTGGGCTTGCGCTCGGATTATCTGGCCATCGCAACCCTCGGCATTGCCGAGATCATTCTGGCAGTCCTGAAAAACGAAGACTGGCTGTCGCGCGGCGTCAAAAACGTGGTGGGCCTGCCCCGCCCCGTGCCCTTCGAAATCGATCTGCAGAACAACGCGGGCTTTGTTGAACGGGCCGCGGGCATGGGCCTTGATCCTGTCACCGCCTCGACACTTTATGTCAAACTGGCCTATGCGGGCCTCTTCGCGCTGGTTCTGATCATTCTGTTGTGGATGGCCCAGCGGGCACTGCATTCGCCCTGGGGCCGCATGATGCGCGCCATCCGCGACAACGAGGTCGCCGCCGAAGCCATGGGCAAGGACGTCACCGCCCGCCATCTGCAGATCTTCATTCTGGGCAGCGCCATCTGCGGCATCGCCGGAGCAATGATGACCACACTTGATGGCCAACTGACACCGGGCACCTATCAGCCCCTGCGCTTTACCTTTCTGATCTGGGTGATGGTCATCGTTGGTGGCTCGGGCAACAATTTCGGGGCTGTGCTGGGCGGCTTCCTGATCTGGTTCCTGTGGGTTCAGGTTGAACCGATGGGCATCTGGTTCATCGAAACCGTCACGTCCGGCCTTAGCGATACCAGCCCGATCAAGGCCCACCTGATGGAAAGTGCCGCCCATATGCGCCTGCTGACCATGGGTGTCATCCTGTTGCTGGTCCTGCGGTTCAGCCCGCGCGGCCTGATCCCGGAAAAATAG
- a CDS encoding ABC transporter substrate-binding protein, with protein MKKLLMASAATALMAGTAFAGGHGKEVKLGILIGFTGPIESLTGPMAAGAEMAMKEVTDSGKLLDSAVVTPMRADTGCIDNGLSTSNAERLIADGIHGLIGGDCSGVTGAILQNVAIPNGMVMISPSATSPGLSTVEDNDLFFRTAPSDAREGQVMADVLTDRGIKSIALTYTNNDYGKGLADAIVTSFEAVGGEVTISAAHEDGKADYSAEVGALASAGGDILVVAGYLDQGGLGIINAALDSGAYDTFGLPGGMIGESLPNNVGPALNGSFGQIAGSGGDGIEKLTAMAGDAFDATSPYTPESYDAAALFMLAMQAADSTDPAVYGAKILDVANAPGEKIYPGELGKALDILREGGEVDYVGASAVELIGPGESAGSYREIEVKDGKNETVAFR; from the coding sequence ATGAAAAAACTGCTTATGGCCTCTGCGGCTACTGCATTGATGGCTGGCACCGCCTTTGCGGGCGGCCACGGCAAAGAAGTGAAACTGGGCATTCTGATCGGCTTTACCGGCCCGATTGAATCGCTGACCGGCCCGATGGCCGCTGGCGCTGAAATGGCCATGAAGGAAGTGACAGACAGCGGCAAGCTGCTGGATTCGGCTGTTGTTACGCCGATGCGCGCAGATACCGGCTGTATCGATAACGGCCTGTCCACATCGAACGCCGAACGTCTGATCGCCGATGGTATCCACGGTCTGATCGGCGGCGATTGTTCCGGTGTCACCGGCGCGATCCTGCAAAACGTTGCGATTCCGAATGGCATGGTGATGATTTCACCGTCCGCCACATCGCCGGGTCTGTCCACAGTTGAAGACAACGATCTGTTCTTTCGCACCGCCCCGTCGGATGCGCGTGAAGGTCAGGTGATGGCCGACGTGCTGACCGACCGTGGTATCAAATCCATCGCGCTGACCTATACCAACAACGACTATGGCAAGGGTCTGGCCGATGCGATCGTCACCTCGTTCGAAGCGGTCGGTGGTGAAGTGACCATTTCCGCCGCACACGAAGACGGCAAGGCGGACTATTCTGCCGAAGTCGGCGCGCTGGCCTCGGCCGGTGGCGACATTCTGGTGGTTGCTGGATATCTGGATCAGGGTGGTCTGGGCATCATCAACGCAGCGCTTGATTCCGGTGCCTATGATACATTTGGTTTGCCCGGCGGCATGATCGGTGAATCGCTGCCCAACAATGTCGGCCCTGCCCTGAACGGATCGTTCGGCCAGATTGCCGGATCGGGCGGCGACGGTATCGAAAAGCTGACGGCGATGGCCGGTGACGCATTCGACGCCACATCACCCTACACGCCGGAATCCTATGACGCAGCCGCGTTGTTCATGCTGGCCATGCAAGCCGCAGATTCGACAGACCCTGCGGTTTACGGCGCCAAAATTCTGGACGTCGCCAACGCACCGGGTGAAAAAATCTATCCCGGTGAACTGGGCAAGGCGCTGGATATCCTGCGCGAAGGCGGCGAAGTCGATTATGTCGGCGCCTCGGCGGTTGAGCTGATTGGCCCGGGCGAAAGCGCCGGTTCCTATCGCGAAATCGAAGTCAAGGATGGCAAAAACGAAACCGTCGCGTTCCGTTAA
- a CDS encoding ABC transporter ATP-binding protein, whose product MSGNPYQEDRGNKDASITNPKGQGTAENTRKKGKATPAPGGPFLIGENMTGGYGKGPDILHDCTIAVNPGEIAVIVGPNGAGKSTAMKAVFGMLNVRSGHVRLDGEDITALSPQDRVIKGMGFVPQTSNIFTSLTVEENLEMGAFIRKDDFRETLHQIYDLFPILKDKRNQAAGELSGGQRQQVAVGRALMTKPKVLMLDEPTAGVSPIVMDELFDRIIDVARTGIPILMVEQNARQALEIADRGYVLVQGRNGYSGTGKELLADPEVRKSFLGG is encoded by the coding sequence ATGAGCGGGAACCCCTATCAGGAAGATCGCGGCAACAAGGATGCCTCGATCACCAACCCGAAAGGTCAGGGCACAGCCGAAAACACGCGCAAAAAGGGCAAGGCCACGCCTGCCCCTGGCGGCCCGTTCCTGATCGGTGAAAACATGACAGGCGGTTACGGCAAGGGCCCCGATATCCTGCATGATTGCACTATAGCGGTGAATCCCGGTGAAATCGCGGTGATCGTCGGCCCCAACGGTGCGGGCAAGTCCACCGCGATGAAGGCCGTGTTCGGCATGCTGAATGTACGCAGCGGTCATGTCCGGCTGGACGGCGAAGACATCACCGCCCTTTCCCCGCAGGACCGGGTGATCAAGGGCATGGGCTTTGTGCCGCAAACCTCGAACATCTTCACCTCTCTCACGGTCGAGGAAAATCTGGAAATGGGCGCGTTCATCCGCAAGGACGATTTCCGCGAAACCCTGCACCAGATTTACGATCTGTTCCCGATCCTGAAGGACAAACGCAATCAGGCCGCGGGCGAATTGTCGGGCGGGCAACGCCAGCAGGTCGCGGTGGGCCGCGCGCTGATGACCAAACCCAAGGTGCTGATGCTGGATGAACCGACAGCGGGCGTGTCGCCCATCGTGATGGACGAATTGTTTGACCGTATCATTGATGTGGCCCGCACCGGCATTCCGATCCTGATGGTCGAACAGAACGCGCGGCAAGCACTTGAAATCGCTGATCGCGGCTATGTTCTGGTGCAGGGGCGCAACGGCTATTCCGGCACCGGCAAGGAACTTCTGGCTGATCCCGAAGTCCGCAAATCGTTTCTGGGGGGCTGA
- a CDS encoding PLP-dependent cysteine synthase family protein, with the protein MRRWISEAITKIEADFQRSADTHLFKLPIPGLRDIDIYLKDESTHPTGSLKHRLARSLFLYALCNGKLTQHTPVIEASSGSTAVSEAYFAQILGLPFFAVMPRSTAQSKIDKITFYGGKCHFVDSAPQMHAAAVALASETDGYFFDQFTFAERATDWRGNNNIADSIFAQMQHEPHPIPHTVVMSAGTGGTSATLGRYIRYKRFETQLLVVDPENSVFYESFVKNDPDLTQNWSSRIEGIGRPKVEKSFQRDVIDDMMKVPDAASVATMLWLDKLIGRKPGASTGTNLWGALSVAKSMMEKGQTGSIVSLMCDSGDRYLDTYYNPDWVQKTFGDIGDYSDALNLWLTESA; encoded by the coding sequence ATGCGGCGCTGGATTTCCGAAGCGATCACCAAGATTGAGGCCGATTTTCAACGATCGGCAGACACACATCTGTTCAAACTGCCGATCCCGGGCCTGCGCGACATCGATATCTATCTGAAGGACGAAAGCACGCATCCAACCGGCAGCCTTAAACACCGTCTGGCGCGGTCCTTGTTTCTGTATGCGCTTTGCAATGGCAAGCTGACGCAACACACACCGGTGATCGAGGCATCATCCGGCAGCACCGCCGTATCCGAAGCCTATTTTGCACAGATTCTGGGGCTGCCGTTCTTTGCCGTCATGCCGCGCAGCACAGCCCAAAGCAAGATCGACAAGATCACATTCTATGGCGGGAAATGCCATTTCGTCGACTCTGCGCCGCAAATGCACGCGGCTGCCGTGGCACTGGCATCGGAAACCGACGGCTATTTCTTTGACCAGTTCACCTTTGCCGAACGCGCGACGGACTGGCGGGGCAACAACAATATTGCAGACAGCATCTTTGCCCAGATGCAACATGAACCCCATCCGATCCCGCACACCGTTGTGATGAGCGCGGGAACAGGCGGAACATCGGCAACGCTGGGGCGCTATATCCGCTACAAAAGGTTTGAAACGCAATTGCTGGTCGTTGATCCTGAAAATTCGGTTTTTTACGAAAGCTTTGTTAAAAATGACCCCGATCTGACACAGAACTGGTCAAGCCGGATCGAAGGGATCGGGCGGCCGAAGGTTGAAAAATCGTTTCAGCGTGATGTGATCGACGACATGATGAAAGTGCCGGACGCGGCCAGCGTGGCGACAATGCTATGGCTGGACAAACTGATTGGCCGCAAACCGGGCGCATCGACGGGAACGAACCTGTGGGGCGCATTGTCGGTTGCAAAATCGATGATGGAAAAGGGCCAGACAGGGTCCATCGTGTCATTGATGTGCGACAGCGGAGATCGCTATCTGGATACCTATTACAATCCGGATTGGGTGCAGAAAACATTCGGTGACATCGGGGATTACAGCGATGCGCTGAACTTATGGCTGACCGAAAGCGCCTGA